Genomic window (Longimicrobiales bacterium):
AGCGTTCGCGGTCGCGCGTCACGCAGGCGCGACGTTCGACGCCGCGCGCACCGCGCTGCGTTCCTTCTCGGGCGTGTCACGCCGGTTCCAGGAGCTCGGCACCGCGCAAGGCATCACGGTCGTCGATGATTACGCGCACCATCCCACGGAGATCGCTGCGACGATCGCGACGGCGCGCGGCACGTATCCCGGTCGCAGGATCGTTGCGGCGTTCCAGCCGCATCTGTTCAGCCGCACGCGTGAACATGCCGTCGCGTTCGGCCATGCGCTGGCCGGCGCCGATGTCGTGTGGGTCAGCGATGTGTATCCCGCGCGCGAAGCGCCGATCGAGGGTGTGAGCGGTGAGCTGGTGAGTCGCGCGGCGGAAGCCGCCGGCAACAAGCACGTTCATTACACCATCACCCTGGATGAAATGGCGCGCGCACTGCGCGCCGAGCTGCGGGACAACGACGTGCTCGTCGCGATGGGTGCCGGCGACATCGACGAGATGGCGCACAGCCTCCATGACGCGCTCGCGCAGGGGGCAGCATGAGGACTGCACTGGTGCGCGGCGCGGCAGTGCTCGGTTGTGCGACGGTGCTCGTCACTGCGGCGGCGTTCACACCAATCGCACTGCGCGGCATTGACGGATTCCGCGTTCAGCGCGTCGAGGTGAGTGGCCTGCGCTACCTGACGGCAGTCGCCGCGGTCGACGCGGCTGGAATCGACACCTCTGCCAACGTGTTCGACGATCCGACACCGTGGCTCGAGCAGCTGCGCATGCACCCGCTCGTCGCTGATGTCCGGCTCCGTCGCCGCCTGCCCGGCACGATAGTGCTGGAGATCGAGGAGGCCGTGCCCGTCGCATTTGCACGCACTCCCGAGCTGCGCGCCATTGGTGCACATGGCCGGATCCTGCCGCTCGATCCCGCCGGTGAAGGACTGAATCTGCCGGTGCTGAGCGTGCGCACGCGCGTCTCCGCTTTCGGCCGCGCCGTCGATCCCGCCACGCTCGCGACGCTGCAGTTCCTGATGCTCACGAGGCGCGCCGAGCCGGGCCTGCTCGACTGGATCTCGGAGATCGGAATGGAGGGCGACGCTGTGCGTCTGGTTCTGCGCAGCGCAGCGGATGCCGAGGTGCTCGTGCCGGTCGAGCCAGCGCCTGACCGGCTCCGTGAGCTGGCCGCTACGATCGCCGAGCTCGGTACACCGCGTGTCGTGCAGCCGGCCGAAGGTGCAGCGGTCCGTGCCGCCGAGGCGGAGCTGAATCGCGTGAAGAAAATCGACGTGCGGTTCCACGACCAGGTCGTGGTGTCATTGCGTAAGGGAAAGAGCTGAATATGCGGCCCAATCTGGTAGCGGGATTGGATATCGGGTCGACGAAGACCTGCGCCGTGGTCGCGGAGGTCGTGTCTGAGCCGAAGGGACGTCGACTGAAGATTCTCGGAATCGGTCAGGCACGCACGGTGGGGATGCGTCGCGAGGTGATCACGGACATCGAGGGCACCACCGAGTCCGTTCGCACTGCCATGAAGGAAGCCGAGCTGATGGCAGGTGTGACCGTGGAACGCGTCTTCACGGGCGTGGCGGGCGAGTACATCCATGCGCGCACGTCGCACGGTGTCGTCGCGGTGAGCGGTGATGAGATCAGTGGCGCGGATGTAAAGCGCGTGCAGGAAGTCGCGCGTGCGGTCGTGGTTCCGGCAGACCGCGAGGTCCTGCACGTGCTGTCGCAGGAGTACATCGTCGACCACCAGCGTGGCATCCGCGACCCCATCGGCATGGCCGGCACACGGCTCGAAGCGGAAGTCTACATCATCACCAGCTCCATCACCGCGACGCAGAACCTGCGCAAGGCGGTGAGCCGGGCCGGCTATCGCATCGAGCGCACGATCCACGAACCGCTCGCCACGGCACGCGCCGCCGTCACGGACGACGAGAAGGATGTCGGTGTCGCGCTCGTCGACCTCGGTGGCTCCACGACGGAGCTTGCGATCTTCCGTGATGGCAAGATGCGTCACCTGTGCTCGATCCCGTGGGGCGGCGGCACGGTCACCAACGATCTGGCGAAGGGGCTCAGCATCACGTACGCGCACGCCGAGGTCGCCAAGGAGAAGCATGGCGTCGCGTATGCGCAGCTGGTCGATCCGCGGGAGACCGTCGAGCTGCCCGGTCCCGGACCGGGAACTACGCGCGAGGTCGCACGCGAACTGATCGCTCACATCATCGAGCAGCGACTCGACGAGATCCTGAGTCTTGTGGGCCGCGAGATCGAGAATGCCGGAGAGATGGGCAAGCTTGGAGCCGGCGCCGTGCTGACGGGCGGTGGCGCGGGCCTCGAGGGCGCAGTCGAGGTGGCACAGCATGCGTTCGGTATGCCTGTCCGCGTCGGCATACCCGGCGAGGGTCTGACCGGCCTGTCGGATTCGGTGCGCAGGCCGCAGTTCGCGACCGCGACCGGCCTCGCGCTGTTCGCCGCTGACCAGCTGAGCGAGAGCGCATTCGGCGCCCGGCTGAGCCAGGGTGCTGCCGGCCGCGTAGTCGCCTGGCTCAGGGAATTCTTTTGAACGAACGCGGGAGCGGGAGCGGGATCGTGTCCGGGATCGGGATCGGGAACAGCTGCAACCCGATCCCGGACCCGATCCCGGACACGAACACGATTCCGATCCCGAGTTTGTTTTTCGTTGCAGTACCCGGCGATACCGCGTGGCGGCGGACGCCGATCACCTGAAGGAGGGAGCCATGATGATATTCGAATTCGAAGAGGGCGCGGCACAGAACGCACGGATGAAGGTGATCGGTGTGGGTGGCGGCGGTAACAACGCCGTGAACCGCATGATCGCCGAGGATCTCGACGGCGTCGAGTTCATCAGCGTCAACACGGATGCGCAGGCGCTCAAGCTGGCGCAGTCGCAGTTGAAGATCCAGATCGGCAAGAAGCTGACGCGCGGGCTCGGTGCCGGGGCACGCCCGGAGATCGGGCGGCAGGCGATCGAGGAGAGCCGCGAGGACATCGCGAAGATCCTCGAGGGTGCGGATCTCGTCTTCGTGACCGCGGGTATGGGCGGCGGCACGGGAACGGGTGCCGCGCCGGTCATCGCGGAGATCGCGCGCGAGATGGGCGCGCTGACGATCGGCATCGTGACGAAGCCGTTCCTGTTCGAGGGACGTAAGCGCATGCAGCAGGCGGAGATGGGTCTCGCCGAGCTGAAGCGCTCGGCCGACACGGTCATTGTCGTGCCGAACGAGCGCCTGCTTTCGGTCGTCGGGAAGGGAACATCTTTCCGGGATGCGCTAAAAAAGGCGGACGAGGTGTTGCTGCATGCGACCCAGGGAATCAGCGACCTGATCCATGTGACGGGCGAGATAAACGTTGATTTCGCGGACGTTAGGACGGTGATGCAGAGTCGCGGACCCGCAATCATGGGAACGGGTTACGGCTGTGGCGAGAACCGTGCAATGGAAGCCGCGCAGGAAGCGATATCGAGCCCGCTGCTCGACAACGTGACGATCCAGGGCGCCATGGGCGTGCTGATCAATATCACGGGCGGGATGGATCTCGCTATTGACGAGGTGACCACCATCTCCTCCATTATAAAGGAGGCAGCCGGCGACGATGCGGAGATCATCTTCGGTGCGGTGCACGATCCGACACTCGAGAACGGCGTGCGTGTGACGGTGATCGCGACGGGGCTGGAGAAGCAGGAAGCGCCCCCGCGCGATAACGTGATCCGGCCGCATTTCGGCATGCGTACGTCGCAGGCGCCGGCCGCCGGGGCGGCACCGGCACTGGCGGGCGTGGGAGCGGGCCAGGATGCTGGTTACGGCGCCCGGCAGCATGCGGGGGCGGCGACAATGGCTGCACCGCGCACGGCGGACTACGCGGAGGCACTGCCGTTCGCGAGGCCGCCGCAGAGCCCGATCGGCCGGCAGCAGTTGACGGATCTCGACATTCCGACGTTCATCCGTCGCCAGATGGACTGACGAGCACACCACATAAACGAGACGCGAAGGTTTGATGCCGAACCCGTACAAGATCATCTCGCTGGGGCTCATTGCTGCGTTCAGTCTGGGCGCGGTGACGCTGATGCCCCCACGCGTGGACGAGCCTGACGCTGCGCGTGCGCCCACACTGGGCGCGCTCTACGCGGCGCCGGTGGAGCGTGCCGAGACGCACGTGCTGCGGCCGGGACAGACGTTGTCCACGGTCCTTACCCAGGCCCGCATCACGGGCCAGGAGATGGCGGACCTCCTGCTCGGTCTGCGCGAGCACATGGACCCGCGCAGACTGCCGGCGGGTTCTGAGGTAACGGTCCGGCGCTGGTCGCGCGACGATCAGCCGCGGGCCGTAGATGTGCGCCTCGATGCGGATCGCACGGTCCGTCTGATGAAGGCGGACATGGGCTGGGACGGCCGCATCATCATCACGCCGATCCGCATCGACACCGTGTACGGCGGCGGCACGATCGCGGCCGGCCGCACGACGTTGTATGAGACGGTGGTGTTCGATCCCGAGTCGAAGGTGCGGCCTTCCGACCGACCGCAGCTGGTCGTCGAGCTGGCCGGGATCTACGAGTACAAGCTGGACTTCACGCGCGAGATCCAGGTCGGCGATTCCTACCGTGTCGCGTATGAGCGGGAGAGCCGGCCCGACGGCACGTCACGCAGCATTCGGATTCTCGCGGCGGAGATCGTGTCCCGCGGACAGTCGTACCCGGCCATCTGGTTCGACGAGAACGCCGAGTCAGCGGGGTACTACGACAACGAGGCGCGCCCGTTGCGCAACGGGTTCAGCAAGTACCCGGTGGACTTTGCGCGTGTCACGTCGGCGTACAATCCGCGACGCTACCATCCGGTGCTGGGCGTCTATCGTGCGCACCAGGGCACCGACTTCGGTGGCGGCACGGGCACTCCGGTCAAGGTGACGGCGAACGGTACCGTGACGTTCGCGGGAACGAACGGCGGCTACGGCCGCATGATCGAGGTGCGTCACATCAACGGTTACACCACGCGGTATGCTCACCTGAGCCGATTCGCGTCGGGTGTCCGTGTGGGTGCGCGGGTTACGCAGAAGGACGTGATCGGATACATCGGTGCGACGGGGCTCGCCACGGCCCCGCATCTGCACTACGAGCTGCGCAAGAACGGACGGGCCGTCAACGCGATGAGGGAGAAGCTTCCGGAAGCGCCGCGGCTGCCCGGTACGCTACGTGAGCAGTTCATGGCCCTGGCGCCGCAGCGCTCGTCCCTCCTCGAGCGTGTATCAGCGCCTGCCGGCAAACTCGCCGAGACGGACGCCGCCGGAGCGGGGACGGTCCGCGCGGTGGACGAGACGTGAGATCTGGCGCGAAACCCTCCTTCGCGTAGGTTGTAGAAACAGCCCGCTGGCCGAGAGCCGGCGGGCTTTTTCGCACCCGGGAAGACAGGATGAGCGGATTGCAGTGGGTGCTCTGGCTCGGTCTGAGCGCCGTGGTCATCGCAGGGAGTGTGTGGCACTATCGCCGGCGGGAGACGCCGGGACGGGGCCGCATGCTGCTGGCCGTGCTGCGCGCTTTGGCGATCGCTCTCGCGCTGCTGCTGCTGTTCGATCCGGAGCTGCCAGCGCGCGATGCCGCCGCCGTGCAGGGCACCCAGGTCCTGCTCGATGCCTCCCTCAGCATGCAGCTCGCCGACGCGGATGGACGCACACGGTGGCGGAGCGCTGTGGCGGCGGCTGGCTCGCGCGCGGGCAACCGACCCGTTCTCCTCTTTGGTGACCGGGCGCGGCCGCTGGCGCCGGCCGCGCTTCCCGATACGGTCCCCGGGGACGTACGCACGCTCCTGCTTCCGGGGCTGCAGGCGGCGGCTGAAGCCGGCGTGCGCGATGTCGTGGTATTCACTGATGGCGGTATCGAAGATGCCGATGCAGTGGCGCGCTGGGCCCCGCGGCTGGGTCTGGGTGTCGAGCTCGTGCACGTCGGCGATGACGTCTCCAATGCGGCGCTCGTCGAGGCGAACGCGCCGCAGTGGGTGGACGTGGGACAGCCCCTGCCGCTCGAGTTCGCGATGACCGGGGACGCGACGGATTCCGTCGGAGTGGTCGTGCGGCGGAACGGCCGCGTGATCGGGCGGACCCGAGTCGCGGCACCGGCGGCAGGCCGGCTCGCCGCCGGGAGCATGGAGCTGAGACTCGAGCCGGCCGACGCGGAGGACGGCTGGGTCCGCCTCGAGGTGGCGCTCGAAACAACCGACGCGGTCCCCGACGATGATCAGCGGACGGTTTACGTTCAGGTGGGCGCGGAGCCCGCGGGTATAGCTCTCGTGTCGTTCCGCCCCGACTGGGAGCCGCGTTTCCTCGCTCCACTGCTGGAGCGCAGCCTGGGTCTCCCCCTGCGCGCCTGGCTGCGCGGCACGACCGGACAGTACGTCCGCCTCGCCGCCGGCATGGAGGCCGGCAGCCAGACCAGCGAGGCCGATGTGCGCCGGGCGGTCGAGCGCGGCCAGCTCGTGGTCCTGCACGGTCTCGGCATCGACGCGCCCGCCTGGGCGCATGAGGCCGCTCGCACGGCGGCCCACGTGCTGATCTTCCCCGCCGACGACGTATCGACTCTCGACCTCCCGGCCGCGGTGGGGGCGGAGATGCAGGGCGACTTCTTCCCTCGGGCCGATGTGCCTGCGTCGCCTGTGGCCGGGCTGCTCGCGGACCTGGAGATCGCGAGCGCGCGGCCGCTGACGGCGCTGCGCCCGGTCGATGCACCAGCGGGTGCCTGGGCGCCGCTGATGGCCACACGCGGCCGCCAGGGCGCCGTACTGCCACTTGCTGTGGCCGGCGAGACACAGGGCCGGCGCTGGGCCGTCGCGGCCGCCTCCGGGTACTGGCAGTGGGCCTTCCGGGGCGGGGCCGAGCGGCAGCTCTACGCGCGCTTCTGGAGTGCGCTGGCCGGATGGCTCGCACAGACGGGCGATGTCGCGTCCATGCCCCCGGTCAGGCCGGCGCAGATGGTCTTGCCGCGCGGCGCCGACGTGGCGTGGGTCACCGCGTCCGCGACTATCGATTCGATCCAGGTAGTGCTGACCGATGAATCCGGATCAGTCGCATACGACACGCTTGTTGCCGCGGTGCGCGGCGATACCGCCTACACGACTGGACCTGCGCCCGGCCATTACAGCTATCGCGCCCGCGCGTTCAGTGGTGATAACGTCATCTCCGGTGCCGGTGTACTGACAGTCGAACGATATTCGCCGGAGTTCGCACGCGGGCGCATTGACGGCGGACGGCTGGAGTCCGGCGCGGAGACGGTGCGTGGCGAGGATACGGCGAGACGCGGTACCCCGCTGCACGCGACGGGGTATCCGTACGTACTGATCGTGCTGCTGCTGGCGGCCGAGTGGATCCTGCGCCGGCGGTGGGGGTTGAGATGAGGCCGAAGGGAATGGCCGTCAAACTGTTGAGGGGAACGGACGCATCGTGAGACTGGCGAAGCGGGCGGGCGAGAAGCCGACGCTGTGGAAGAAGATCAGGGACATCGCGCTGACGGACGTCGGCGTGCTCGTGCGGGGTCTCGATGAGGGCTCGCTGGAGAAGATCGAGGAAACTTTGCTCGGGGCCGACTTCGGTGTGCCGGCGACCATGCGCCTGGTGGACGTGGTCGAGTCGCTGTCGCGCAGCGGCAAAATAAAGACGGAGCAGCAGTTTCTGGAAACGGTCGAGCGCGAGATCAGGACCATCCTGTCGGAGGGCAGGGCGGACACTGCGCTGAAGCACGCCGCAGAGCCGCCCACCGTGTATCTGATGGTGGGCGTGAACGGCGTCGGCAAGACGACGACGATCGGCAAGCTCGCCCACCGACTGAAGAAGGATGGGAAGCGCGTTCTGCTCGCGGCGGGCGATACGTTCCGCGCGGGCGCGATCGATCAGCTCCGGGTCTGGGCGGATCGTGTCGGCGTCGACTTCGTCGGCGCACAGCCGGGCGCTGATCCGGCATCGGTGGCGTTCGATGCGATCGATGCCGCCTTCGCGCGCCGGGCGGACGTGGTGATCATCGACACGGCCGGGCGCCTGCACACGCAGGAGGATCTGATGACGGAGCTGGCGAAGATCGGCCGCGTCGTCGACCGGCGCCTGCCCGGCGCACCGCACGAGACGCTGCTGGTGCTGGACGCGACGGTCGGTCAGAACGCGGTCGCCCAGGCACGTACGTTCGGTCGTGCGCTGCCGCTCACGGGCCTGGTGCTCGCCAAGCTCGACAGCACCGCGCGCGGCGGCATCGTGGTCGCGCTGAAGCAGGAATTCGATCTGCCGGTCAAGCTCGTCGGCACCGGTGAGGCCATCGACGCGCTGACGACATTCGACGCGGATCAGTTCGCGAAGGACGTTCTCGAAACCTGAATGGCGTTCACGCCGCTCGACCAGTCCGCGCAGTTCCTCAAGGCCGTAGGCCCGCGCCGGGCGGAGGCTCTGGCCCGTCTCGGCGTTCACACCGCGCGCGACCTCCTGTTCCACGTGCCGCGCCGCTACGAGGACGCCAGCACGGTCACCCGCATCGGCAACGTGCAGATCGGCGATGACGTGAGCGTCATCGGCGAGGTGGCGGCGAAGGGCGTGCTTCCCACGCGCTCCGGACTGCGCGTTTTCCAGCTCGTGCTGCGCGATCAGAGCGGTTCCATCGAATGCTCCTTCCCGGGGCAGCCGTTCCTCGATCGCACGTTCCGCCGTGGCGACATCGTCCTCGTGACCGGGACGGTCCGGTTCTTTCACGGCAAGCAGATTCAGCCGCGCGAGTACGTTGTGCTCGGCAACGCGGAGGACGGCGTCGAGGCGGCCGGCAAGGTGCTGCCGATCTATGCGGCCACCGAGGGGCTGTCGCAGAAGGTCCTGCGCTCGATCATCGACCAGAACATCGACCGTCTGCTGCCGCTGCTGCACACGGAGGATGCGGTGCCACGCGCGCTGACGGAGGCTGCGTCGCTGCCGACCCTCATGCAGGCGCTCGCCGCGCTGCACCGTCCCGAGACGGTGCGCGATGCCGAGCGCGGTCGCCGCCGCCTCGCGTTCGACGAGCTGCTCTTTCTCCAGCTGCTTCACGCCAGTGCCCGCCGTCACAACGCGGCGCAACGGAAGGGCACGGCGTTCGCGCGCACCGACGAGCTGATCGCTCCGCTGTACCGCGCTCTGCCGTTCGAGCTGACGGGTGCGCAGACGCGCGCCGTTGCAGAGATCTTCGGCGACATGTCGTCGCCCCAGCGGATGAACCGCATGCTTCAGGGCGACGTCGGCTCCGGCAAGACGGTCGTGGCGCTCTTCGGGATGCTGCTCGCGCTCGAGAGCGGCTTCCAGGCGGCACTCATGGCGCCGACCGAGATTCTCGCCGAACAGCACGCGCGCACGATCGGGCGGCTGCTCGAGCCGCTCGGCATCGGCGTCACCCTGCTCACGGGACGGCTGCCGGCGACGGAGAAGCGGGCGGCGCACGAGGCCATCGCGTCGGGCGACGCACGCATCGTCATTGGCACACACGCACTGATCCAGGAGGCGGTGCGGTTCCACAGGCTCGGTCTGGCGGTGACCGATGAGCAGCATCGCTTCGGCGTGAAGCAGCGGCTCGCGCTCGCGGAGCACGGCGCCGACGTCGACGTACTGGTGATGTCCGCCACGCCGATTCCGCGCTCGCTCGCACTCACGCTCTACGGTGACCTCGATCTATCCGTGCTCGATGAGCTGCCGCCCGGGCGGCAGAAGATCCGGACGGCCGTGCGGGCCGGCGGCGCGCGCGAGCGGGTCTACGATTTCGTGCGCGATGAAGTGGGGAAGGGGCGGCAGGTATACATAGTCTACCCGCTCGTCGAGGAATCGGAGAAGCTGGAGCTCCGGGCGGCCTCCGCGGAGTACGAGCGACTGGCGGCCGAGGTATTCCCGCAGCTCCGACTGGGACTGCTGCACGGTCAGATGCAGGGGGAGCAGAAGGACTCGGTGATGCGCTCGTTCGCTGCGGGCGAGATCGACGTGCTGGTGGCCACGACCGTCATCGAGGTCGGAATCGATGTCGCGAATGCGACGGTGATGGTGATCGAGCACGCCGAGCGCTTCGGCCTGTCGCAGCTCCACCAGCTGCGCGGTCGCGTGGGTCGCGGCGCCGAGCAGAGCTACTGCATCCTGATCGCCGATGAGGCGGCCGACAGGCTGCAGGTGATGGCCCGCACGGAGGACGGCTTCGAGATCTCCAGGGCGGACCTCGCCTTGCGCGGCATGGGTGATTTCTTCGGAGCGCGCCAGCACGGGCTGCCGGATTTCAGATTCTTCGATCCGCTGCGCGATGATGATCTCATGTTCCGCGCACGAGACGCCGCCGATGCGATCATCGCCGCGGACCCGGGCCTCACGCAGCCGGATCACGCGGGCCTGCGGACCGTCCTGAGCCGCCGATTTGCCGAGCGCGCCGCGCTGTACGGCGTCGGCTGAAAAGCCTGGAGGCATCGGGGTCCGCGTGGGCGCGACCATTGGGCGCCCGCTGGACCGGCATGGTGGGGCAATCCGTTGCTGTACAGGGAGATATGTGTGATATTCCCCGGTGCGCGGGCGTGGCTCCGCATGCGGCACCGTAGGCGGTACGGCGCGCCGAACTCGACTCTGTAATTGAAGGTATACAGGCGATGCAGCCGATGGCCGGTAAGAGTGCGTTGCTGGTAGAGGACGACACCGCGACGCGTGCGTTGATTGCGCGTCAGCTCCGGCGGTCCGGACTCGATGTCCTCGCCCTGGAATCGGGAGAGCGGGTCCTGCGTGAAGCCGCAGACCGCTACACCTCCTTCGATGTAGTCATCCTCGACATACACCTGCCCGGCATGTCCGGCCTGGAGCTGGCGAGCCTGATCCAGGCGCGGCGCCCCGAACAGCCGATCATCGTGATCACGGGCGATCCGGATCCGCGGCTGGCACGCGAGGCGCTGGCGCGCGGCCCCGTGAGCTACCTGCTGAAGCCGTTCGAGCTGACGGAGCTGACGACGGCCGTGGAGCGGTCGCAGGTCGGTCGCAGCGGTGCGGAGCAGACCGCCGGCTCCGGAGGTGCGAAAGGATGGCTGGATCTGGTCGAACAGTCCTACATGGGCTCGGCGCACGCACGTCGCGTCGGCCGCGTGGCGCTGGCTCTGGCGGAGGCGCTGCCCGGCATCTCCAGTCGCCTCGACGTCAGTGATCTGCTTGTGGCGGCGTGGTCGCACGAGCTCGGACGCCACGGTGCGGATGCCGATCCCGTGACGGTGGCGGTCGAGGGTGCCAGAATGCTGAGTGATCTCGGGTCATCGGCGCGGGTCGTGAGTGCGGTACGCTCCCTGGCCGAACGTCACGACGGCACCGGCGGACCGGCCGCACTCGCGGGGGATGACATCCCGCTGATCTCGCAGCTGGTCGCGCTAGCGGACGCGCTGGAGCATTACGCGGCGGCAGCGCTCAGCGGGGCGGCCAGCCCGACGGAAGCGGTGGATCGGGGCCTGAGTCTGATCAGGGCACAGCGAGGCACGGTGTTCCGGCCGGAGATCGTCGATACGGCGTGCCGTCAGCGCGCGCGGCTCATCACGATCTGTGCTGACTCGGCCGTGGGCGACGGAGACGCTACGCGGATACCGGCCTTCACGTGAGTGCGCTGCTCCGCGTGCCCGGGAAGCAACGGCATTCCCAGCTGGCCTGAGCCGGAGCCGGGCTCAGTGCGCTGCAGGCAGCCGCAGGTTGAGTTGCAGTGAGATGCCGCCGTCACGAGCCGGCATCACATCGAACGTGCGCGGTTCGTACGGGATGTTCTGCGGGCCGTCACTGTTGCGCAGATCGAGGATGAACAGCACCACACTGGCCGCGACGCCGATCTGACCGGCGATGAGCGCAGCGCGCGCGCGGCCATCCAGATCGCGCACATCCTGATAGCGGGCCTCCAGCTCCGCGTCCGCATACGCACCGTTCAGCAGCCGCTGTTCACACCGGAAAGGCTCCTCCACGCACACCTGCTCCAGATCTTCGAACTGATTATCCGCGCGGCGATTCTGAACCACGCCGTACACGGCCGCGCCCGCGGCCGCGGCGGCCGTAGTCCACTTGGCCACGGCGAGGGGTCGCCAGCCGCTGCGCTCCTGCACGCTCGACGCGGCCTGCACCGCAGGTGGTTCGCCGCCCGGTGCCGGAGCGGGGGACTGCGCCTGCGCGACCAGCGGGGTGGCGCCGGACAGCGTCAGCATGGCGGCAATGAAACATCGAGCGTACATGGATCTCATCCTGCTGTGAGCTTCACGAGGCGGCCGTTCAATGTGCCGACGTACACATTGCCATCACGGACGACGGCCGGCGCGCGCACACTTCCGTCGACGCGCTCCTCCCACACGATGCTCCCATCGCGCCGCACGAACACGATGCGGCCGTCGAGCGTTCCGATGAGAGCCCCATCGGCCGCGATGGTGAGGGACTCGGTGGCCGCGCCATCCAGCGCGATCACGCGACGCGCGCTGTGACGGTCGAGGCGTAAGAGCTCCGCGGCACGCGTGAGCACGAACACACCATCAGCCGTGACGACCGGGGCGGCGACCACGAGCGCGTCGAGAGTGTGACGCCACACCTCACGCGCGCCCCCGTCAACGTATGCTGCAACAATCCCGGGATGCATGGCAATGAAGAGCGTGTCTCCGCGCACGGCGATCGGTGCGGATGGCTCTCCCGGCAGCTCGAAGCGCGCATGCCGGGCGCCATCAGCGCGGCCGAGGTGGAACAGTGTGTCGCGCACCGCGACGATCACCTCATCATTCACAACGACCGGCGGCTGCGCGGGTGGGCCCGTCAGGCGCACGCGCCAGATCTCGCTGCCGTCCGACACATCCGCAGCCTGCACGTCTCGGGTCGTGCCGAAATAAATGCTGCTGTCCGCAAACACCGGCGTTGCGACAGCCGGCGAGCCGATACGGCGGCTCCAGAGGCGGCGGCCGCGGTCCAGGTCGAGGGCGTAGAGGGTGCCGTT
Coding sequences:
- the ftsA gene encoding cell division protein FtsA — its product is MRPNLVAGLDIGSTKTCAVVAEVVSEPKGRRLKILGIGQARTVGMRREVITDIEGTTESVRTAMKEAELMAGVTVERVFTGVAGEYIHARTSHGVVAVSGDEISGADVKRVQEVARAVVVPADREVLHVLSQEYIVDHQRGIRDPIGMAGTRLEAEVYIITSSITATQNLRKAVSRAGYRIERTIHEPLATARAAVTDDEKDVGVALVDLGGSTTELAIFRDGKMRHLCSIPWGGGTVTNDLAKGLSITYAHAEVAKEKHGVAYAQLVDPRETVELPGPGPGTTREVARELIAHIIEQRLDEILSLVGREIENAGEMGKLGAGAVLTGGGAGLEGAVEVAQHAFGMPVRVGIPGEGLTGLSDSVRRPQFATATGLALFAADQLSESAFGARLSQGAAGRVVAWLREFF
- the ftsZ gene encoding cell division protein FtsZ encodes the protein MMIFEFEEGAAQNARMKVIGVGGGGNNAVNRMIAEDLDGVEFISVNTDAQALKLAQSQLKIQIGKKLTRGLGAGARPEIGRQAIEESREDIAKILEGADLVFVTAGMGGGTGTGAAPVIAEIAREMGALTIGIVTKPFLFEGRKRMQQAEMGLAELKRSADTVIVVPNERLLSVVGKGTSFRDALKKADEVLLHATQGISDLIHVTGEINVDFADVRTVMQSRGPAIMGTGYGCGENRAMEAAQEAISSPLLDNVTIQGAMGVLINITGGMDLAIDEVTTISSIIKEAAGDDAEIIFGAVHDPTLENGVRVTVIATGLEKQEAPPRDNVIRPHFGMRTSQAPAAGAAPALAGVGAGQDAGYGARQHAGAATMAAPRTADYAEALPFARPPQSPIGRQQLTDLDIPTFIRRQMD
- a CDS encoding M23 family metallopeptidase, which gives rise to MPNPYKIISLGLIAAFSLGAVTLMPPRVDEPDAARAPTLGALYAAPVERAETHVLRPGQTLSTVLTQARITGQEMADLLLGLREHMDPRRLPAGSEVTVRRWSRDDQPRAVDVRLDADRTVRLMKADMGWDGRIIITPIRIDTVYGGGTIAAGRTTLYETVVFDPESKVRPSDRPQLVVELAGIYEYKLDFTREIQVGDSYRVAYERESRPDGTSRSIRILAAEIVSRGQSYPAIWFDENAESAGYYDNEARPLRNGFSKYPVDFARVTSAYNPRRYHPVLGVYRAHQGTDFGGGTGTPVKVTANGTVTFAGTNGGYGRMIEVRHINGYTTRYAHLSRFASGVRVGARVTQKDVIGYIGATGLATAPHLHYELRKNGRAVNAMREKLPEAPRLPGTLREQFMALAPQRSSLLERVSAPAGKLAETDAAGAGTVRAVDET
- a CDS encoding vWA domain-containing protein, whose translation is MSGLQWVLWLGLSAVVIAGSVWHYRRRETPGRGRMLLAVLRALAIALALLLLFDPELPARDAAAVQGTQVLLDASLSMQLADADGRTRWRSAVAAAGSRAGNRPVLLFGDRARPLAPAALPDTVPGDVRTLLLPGLQAAAEAGVRDVVVFTDGGIEDADAVARWAPRLGLGVELVHVGDDVSNAALVEANAPQWVDVGQPLPLEFAMTGDATDSVGVVVRRNGRVIGRTRVAAPAAGRLAAGSMELRLEPADAEDGWVRLEVALETTDAVPDDDQRTVYVQVGAEPAGIALVSFRPDWEPRFLAPLLERSLGLPLRAWLRGTTGQYVRLAAGMEAGSQTSEADVRRAVERGQLVVLHGLGIDAPAWAHEAARTAAHVLIFPADDVSTLDLPAAVGAEMQGDFFPRADVPASPVAGLLADLEIASARPLTALRPVDAPAGAWAPLMATRGRQGAVLPLAVAGETQGRRWAVAAASGYWQWAFRGGAERQLYARFWSALAGWLAQTGDVASMPPVRPAQMVLPRGADVAWVTASATIDSIQVVLTDESGSVAYDTLVAAVRGDTAYTTGPAPGHYSYRARAFSGDNVISGAGVLTVERYSPEFARGRIDGGRLESGAETVRGEDTARRGTPLHATGYPYVLIVLLLAAEWILRRRWGLR
- a CDS encoding FtsQ-type POTRA domain-containing protein; this translates as MRTALVRGAAVLGCATVLVTAAAFTPIALRGIDGFRVQRVEVSGLRYLTAVAAVDAAGIDTSANVFDDPTPWLEQLRMHPLVADVRLRRRLPGTIVLEIEEAVPVAFARTPELRAIGAHGRILPLDPAGEGLNLPVLSVRTRVSAFGRAVDPATLATLQFLMLTRRAEPGLLDWISEIGMEGDAVRLVLRSAADAEVLVPVEPAPDRLRELAATIAELGTPRVVQPAEGAAVRAAEAELNRVKKIDVRFHDQVVVSLRKGKS
- the ftsY gene encoding signal recognition particle-docking protein FtsY; the encoded protein is MRLAKRAGEKPTLWKKIRDIALTDVGVLVRGLDEGSLEKIEETLLGADFGVPATMRLVDVVESLSRSGKIKTEQQFLETVEREIRTILSEGRADTALKHAAEPPTVYLMVGVNGVGKTTTIGKLAHRLKKDGKRVLLAAGDTFRAGAIDQLRVWADRVGVDFVGAQPGADPASVAFDAIDAAFARRADVVIIDTAGRLHTQEDLMTELAKIGRVVDRRLPGAPHETLLVLDATVGQNAVAQARTFGRALPLTGLVLAKLDSTARGGIVVALKQEFDLPVKLVGTGEAIDALTTFDADQFAKDVLET